Below is a window of [Synechococcus] sp. NIES-970 DNA.
TCAAGGTTCGGAATTACGCAATCACGAACTTAAATGTGACAAAGCTCTCTATAAAGTCCTCGGCATTCTCGCCTATCTACAACTCCAGATGGAACAGCCTGTCCCTATCGATGTTGGCATTCTCTTACCTTTTAACGAGTACCTTACCAAGGACTTACTTGAGAAACGTTTAATCGCTGCTCAAGATTCTGTTCAATTTTGTGGCCGGGCTCTCTCTCTCCACTTAAACGAGATCCGCATTTTTCCTGAAGGTGCTGGTCTACTCCTCTATGGTCTGCCCAAAACCTTACCCAAAAAACACTCTCGCGTTACTGCCCTAATCATTGGTCACCGTAATGCTTCTTGGTTAGCCACCGACCATGGTTCACCCCTCACTGAGGCCTCTGTTACCAACAATCTTGGCTTCCGTTGGTTGGTTCAGGAAGTCCGCAAACTCACTGGACATACGGATGAACTCACCCTCGCTGAGCTTCTCTTCCATGGCAAACAGCTTCCACCAGATCTTCAGCGGGCGATTCAGCATTGTCTCCCCCTTTATTGGCAACAGATTCAATCTTTTTTAGCGGAACAACAACCTGCTGATTTTGTTATCTGTGGGGGTGGTACTGCCATGCTCCTTGAACCGCAGCTTATCCAATATTTTTCCGGCAATCTCGGCTGGGCAAATCACCTTCTTCGTCCTCTTTTGAAATCGACGCTCATTAATCCTGTGTTCGCGCGTCGTCTCCTTGATTCCTATGGACTCCTTCAATTTTTATAGAGGTCTTTTTTTCATGATTCGACATTTTTTCTACAGTCAAGACGGCACTCCTTTTCGAGATATTTTAATCCACATTAAACAATCTCAAGGCAAAACCATTCAAAAGGAAATTGAGGATGCTTTTCTACTCCTCCATTATCCTCATCTTCTTCATTTTTCTCACAGTTCTCCCGATCTTATTGCCCGTCAGGCTGAACTTTCCATCCGTCGTTTAACGCAAGAAATTACGCAATTAACGGCCCTCATTACTTCTCTTTCTTCTGATTCTCATGCCTCTTTCATTCCTGAGATAGAAGATGAATCTCCAGCCTCTTTTTCTTCTCCTTTATTCACTCTCGATAGTTTCTAGATTTTTTCCATTATGAACAAGCAAAACATCATTGAAAAATACAACATTTCTGACGCCAAACTCTGCGAAATTCTTGATGGTTTAGAGATCTCACAGGACACAACTCACTTTTCTGATGAGCAAATTTCTCTTTTTGAACGGGTTTTACATTTGGCTCGTCAGCAGAAGAAAAGTTATAAACAGGCGATCGCCGTCGTTACCAATCAACCCCTTGATTCTTCAATTGCTCCAGAGCAAAGTACGGCATTATCTCCAGAAGTCAATAATTTATTACAAGAGAGATCGACTACTTTTGCTGAGCATATTCTTGATGAAAGCCCCTATATCCTCAAGGAACAACGGGCGGCGGCGCGTAAAATCATCGTTGATTCTTTCTGGAATCGCATTAATGAGCTTGGGCGTTCTCCAGAATTTCAACGCAAGTTTGATGCTGCTCTTTATGGGGAGGAGATCCTTGATGTTTCTGTTCTGCCGGGGGAGTCGTCTGTGCTGCCAGAGAGTTCCTCCTCCGATTCTTGATGGATTTTTGTCGAGAGCATGAACGGGCTTTAGCTATTCAGAACAAACGGTTACAGCTTCAGCAGGCTAAGATTGAACAAAAAATCTCTTTTCGACGGCGTAAACGTCGGGAATTTGATAATTTTTGCGAGTCCCTATTCACCATCTTTGCTCTGATGGGACTTGCCTTTATTTTTGGCTTCCTTGTAGCGCAAATCTTTTTGTCTTAATGTATGGGGGGTGATCACCTTTTTTTCGTGGAACAGTGATTGCCCCCCTAGCATCAATCATATCCATTAACTGATCACACAGAAAATTTCATGGACAACATCTTTAGATATAAAAAACAGTATGAATCCGCACTACTTTCTTTATTAATTAACGAAACAGATTGGCAAATTTTTACCAATGAACAGAACCTTGAAATTTTCAAAGAAGCTTTATTAAGCAGTGAAACTTTTATTTGTGAACACAATCATGAAATATGTGGTTATCTTCGCGCTTTAGTGGATGCTTTTGGCCTTTATGTTAGTGAGCTTTATGTTGCCCCTAATTATCGCAATCAAGGCTATGGAAAGAAGCTCCTGCAAAGACTAAAGAAAGAGCATCCCCAGAAAAACCTCTATGTTCTCTCAGATGAAGATTTATACTATCAAAAGTTGGGATTGAAACAGATTGGATCGGTCTTTCAATTATAGTTTTAAAAACATCATGACAATTAAGATTCCTCCACTTGCAAAATAAAGGGACTAATCATTTCAGCGATTAGTTTTTATTTTACAAGGAATTCCTCAAA
It encodes the following:
- a CDS encoding hypothetical protein (conserved hypothetical protein) produces the protein MSILKIVIDPGTSATKVAYRLGSDSCQCFAMSPHCAPVPPDYPQSASWGIGSTHLENSWVSLPDSCFLLGAIAKKFQGSELRNHELKCDKALYKVLGILAYLQLQMEQPVPIDVGILLPFNEYLTKDLLEKRLIAAQDSVQFCGRALSLHLNEIRIFPEGAGLLLYGLPKTLPKKHSRVTALIIGHRNASWLATDHGSPLTEASVTNNLGFRWLVQEVRKLTGHTDELTLAELLFHGKQLPPDLQRAIQHCLPLYWQQIQSFLAEQQPADFVICGGGTAMLLEPQLIQYFSGNLGWANHLLRPLLKSTLINPVFARRLLDSYGLLQFL